The region CCGGAATTGCAGGAAATGAAAAAGACGGGCAAGAAATTCAAAATGATCACCGTCTACGATTACCCCTTCGCCAGGATTGTCGACAGTTCGAACCTTGAAGTCATATTGGTCGGCGACTCCCTCGGCATGGTTATCCAGGGCCATGACGGCACCGTGCCGGTGGAAATGGACGACATGCTGTACCATGTTAAGGCCGTCCGCCGCGGGGCGCCCAACACCTTTATCGTCGGCGACATGCCCTTCATGTCGTACCAGGTAAGCCGCAAGGAGGCGATCCGCAACGCCGGCAGACTGCTGAAGGCCGGCGCAGACTGTGTCAAAATGGAGGGCGACATGCGGGTGGTCGACAAAGTCGCCGCGGTGGTCGGCGCCGGTGTCCCCGTCGTCGCCCATATCGGCCTTACCCCCCAGACGGCGGCGATGTTCGGCGGCTTCAAAGTGCAGGGCAAATCCGCCGAAGCGGCGGAAAGCCTGCTGCTGCAGGCGTTGGCCATGGAAAAAGCGGGGGCGTTCGCCATCGTTCTCGAATGCATCCCGGCAGCGTTGGCCAAGATCATCGACGAACGGCTGTCGATTTGCACCATCAGCTGCGGCGCCGGCCCCCACGCCACGGCTCAGAACCTCAACGCCTACGATGTGCTCGGCATCTTCGACAAATTTGTCCCCAAATTTGTCAAACAGTACGGCCAACTGGGCGGACAGATACTCGAAGCCTTCAATCAGTGGGGCCGGGAGACCGACGAAGGGCTTTACCCGGAAGCCAAACACTGCTTCACAATGAACGAGGAAGACCTGAAACGCCTTTACTGAGCGGGAATGAGCGCCGCTCCCCCAATCTGACCAGGATGGTGAAGACTGATGAACAACCGGCAATTCAGCTTGAAATACGGGAAGACCGAACTGCCGCTGAGCATCCCCGCGGATCGACTGGTATGCGAAGTTGTGGGAAAGGAGGTCTCGCCGCTACCGGACCTTGAAAAGGCCGTCCGCGAGGCTCTTGCCCGGCCCATCGACGCGCCGCCT is a window of Selenomonadales bacterium 4137-cl DNA encoding:
- the panB gene encoding 3-methyl-2-oxobutanoate hydroxymethyltransferase, producing the protein MSKKKVTIPELQEMKKTGKKFKMITVYDYPFARIVDSSNLEVILVGDSLGMVIQGHDGTVPVEMDDMLYHVKAVRRGAPNTFIVGDMPFMSYQVSRKEAIRNAGRLLKAGADCVKMEGDMRVVDKVAAVVGAGVPVVAHIGLTPQTAAMFGGFKVQGKSAEAAESLLLQALAMEKAGAFAIVLECIPAALAKIIDERLSICTISCGAGPHATAQNLNAYDVLGIFDKFVPKFVKQYGQLGGQILEAFNQWGRETDEGLYPEAKHCFTMNEEDLKRLY